Within the Enterobacter roggenkampii genome, the region GAAAATTCATGAAATTGAGCGCCACCAGACACAGCCGGAGAAGCTGGAGATCGTTTTGCATCTCGACGCAACGCTGTTCTGGTTTCAGGGCCATTTCGCCGTACAACCGCTGCTGCCCGGCGTTGCGCAGCTTGACTGGGTGATGCACTACGCCACGACGTTACTGGCACCGGGCTATCGCTTTCACAGCATTCAAAACGTGAAGTTTCAGGCACCACTGCTGCCGGAAACCACGGTGACGCTGATGCTTGAGTGGCATGCCGAACGTCAGATGCTGACCTTCAGCTATCAACGCCATGCCGGGGCTGAGCGCCACACCGCCAGCAGCGGGAAAATTCGTCTATGTCAGTAATCTTTCGTCCCTGCGTGCTGATCCCGTGCTACAACCACGGCGCGATGATTGCCAGCGTGCTGTCACGTCTCGCGCCGTTCGGCCTGCCGTGCCTGGTGGTGGATGACGGCAGCGACGCAGTAACCCGTCAGGAGCTTGAGCGCCTGGCGGCGGAGCAGCCGCAGATGACGCTGGTTCGTCTGGCGCAAAACGCCGGAAAAGGTGCCGCGGTCATCAGAGGGCTGGAGGAGTGCGCGCGGACGGGTTACACCCACGCCGTGCAGGTGGATGCGGACGGTCAACACGCCATTGAAGATATCCCCAAACTGCTGGCGCTGGCGGAGCGCCACCCGGACGCGCTGATTTCCGGCCAGCCCATTTACGATGACTCTATTCCGCGCTCCCGACTTTACGGGCGCTGGATCACCCACGTTTGGGTGTGGATTGAAACCTTATCGCTGCAGCTTAAAGACAGCATGTGCGGCTTTCGGGTCTATCCGGTTTCACCCACGCTGCGGCTGGCAGCGCGCGAACCGCTCGGCAAGCGGATGGACTTTGACACCGAAGTGATGGTTCGTCTCTACTGGCAGGGCAACACCAGCGTCTTTCTGCCCACGCGCGTGACCTATCCGCAGGACGGTTTGTCCCACTTCGACGCGCTAAAAGATAACGTGCGGATCTCCCTGATGCATACCCGGCTCTTCTTCGGCATGCTGCCCCGCATGCCCGGCCTGCTTTTCCGTCGACGCCGCCAGCACTGGGCGCAGCAGGACGAGGTCAAGGGTCTGTGGGGGATGCGCCTGATGCTGCGCGTCTGGGAACTACTGGGTCGGCGGGCCTTTACCGTGCTGTTGTGGCCGGTTATCGGCGTGTACTGGCTTATCGCGCGTCCGGCGCGGCAGGCCTCGCGGCAGTGGATGGCGAGAGTGAAGCAAGAACTGCGTCAGCGGAGCATGCCTGTTCCCTCACGGCTTAACAGCTTTTTCCATTTCATGCGCTTCGGCAACGCGATGCTGGATAAAGTCGCCAGCTGGCGCGGCGAGCTGAAGCTTCATCGCGATATTGTCTTTGCCCCCGGCGCGAGCGAAGCGTTAAACATCGCGGCTCCACAGGGCAAACTGCTGCTGGCCTCGCACCTTGGCGACGTAGAGGCCTGCCGGGCCCTGGCTCAGCTGGAAGGCAGTAAAATCATCAACGCCCTGGTTTTCAGCGAGAACGCCCAGCGCTTTAAGCAAATCATGAGCGAAATGGCGCCCGAAGCTGGCGTGAATTTGATGTCGGTCACCGACATCGGCCCGGACACCGCCATTGCCATCAAAGAGAAGCTTGAGCGCGGTGAATGGGTCGCGATTGTGGGGGATCGCATCGCGGTGAATCCGCAGCGCGGCGGCGAATGGCGCGTGATCTGGAGCCGATTCATGGGCCAGCCTGCACCGTTCCCACAGGGGCCGTTTATCCTGGCCTCCATCCTGCGCTGCCCGGTGGTGCTGATTTTCGCCCTGCGCCAGCAGGGTAAGCTCGTCCTGCACTGCGAGCCGTTTGCCGACCCGCTGCGCCTGCCGCGCGGTGAACGCCAGCAGGCACTGCAAGATACCGTCGATCGCTATGCGCAGCGGCTGGAACATTACGCCCTCATGTCGCCGCTCGACTGGTTTAATTTTTTCGATTTCTGGCATCTGCCAGAGTCCAGTGAGAAGGAGTAAAGGGTGCTAACCGATCCCCGCTTTACGACTGAAGTCGAGATCACCGTTCCGTTCCACGACGTCGATATGATGGGCGTGGTCTGGCACGGTAACTATTTCCGCTACTTTGAGATCGCCCGCGAGGCGCTGCTCAATCAGTTTGATTATGGCTATCGCCAGATGAAGGCCTCCGGCTACGTCTGGCCCGTCGTCGACACCCGGGTGAAATACCGCGATGCGGTGACCTTTGAGCAGCGTATTCGCGTCCGCGCGCACATTGAAGAGTATGAAAACCGCCTGCGCATTGCCTATCAAATTTTCGATGCGCAGACCGGCAAACGCACGACCACCGGTTACACCATTCAGGTGGCGGTGGAAGAAGCGACCCGCGAAATGTGCTTTGTGAGCCCGGCAATACTGTTTGAACGTATGGGAGTAACACCATGAAATGGTTGCCTTTACTGGCGCTGATCGTCAGCCCGCTGGTCAGCGCCGTGACGCTGGATGAGCTGCAGCAGCGCTTCACCGAGCAGCCCGTGGTGCGCGCGCATTTCGAACAGGTTCGCACGATAAAAGATATGCCGCAGCCGCTGCGCTCGCAGGGCGAGATGCTGATCGCCCGCGACAGCGGCCTGCTGTGGGATCAAAAAGCGCCGTTTCCGATGACGCTCCTGCTGGACGACAAGCGGATGGTGCAGGCGATTAACGGCCAGCCGCCGCAAACCATCACTGCCGACAATAATCCGCAGATGTTCCAGTTCAACCATCTTCTGCGCGCCCTGTTCCAGGCGGACCGCAAGGTGCTGGAAGAGAACTTCCGCATCGATTTTAAAGACCTGGGAGCGGGCCGCTGGTCGCTGGTGCTTACGCCAAAAACGACGCCGCTGGACAAGATTTTCGCCACCCTCGATCTGGGCGGCGCGACCTATCTGGAAACGATTCGCCTCAACGACAAACAGGGCGACCGTACCGATATCGCCCTTTCTCACCACCAACTGACGCCCGCCAGCCTGACCGATGACGAACGCCAACGCTTTGCCGCACCGTAAATCCCTGCGCCCGGCGCTGCTGTGGGCCACGTTATGCCTGATTCTGCTGGGCGTGTTGCTGTCGCTGCTGCCCGGCGCGCGACTGAACAGCAGCGTGCTGGCCATGCTGCCGAAGCAGACGCTGGGGGCGATCCCGCCGGCGCTCAACGACGGGTTTATGCAGCGTCTCGACCGCCAGCTGGTCTGGCTGGTCAGCCCCGGCAAAGAGCCGGATCCGCGCGTGGCACAGCAGTGGCTGGCGCTGCTGCAAAGCACTGATTCGCTCAGCGAGGTCAAAGGCCCGATGGACGCCGCCGGGCAAAAGGCCTGGGGAGAGTTCTTCTGGCAGCACCGAAATGGCCTGATTGACCCCGCCACCCGCGCCCGCCTGCAAAACGGCGGAGAAGCGCAGGCGCAGTGGATTTTATCTCAGCTCTACTCGGCCTTTTCCGGCGTCAGCGGTAAAGAGCTGCAAAACGATCCCCTGATGCTGATGCGCGGCTCGCAGCTCGCTCTGGCGCAAAACGGCCAGAAGCTGCGGCTGATGGACGGCTGGCTGGTCGCAAAAGATGAGGCGGGAAACTACTGGTATCTGCTCCACGGCGAGCTGGCGGGCTCATCATTTGATATGCAGCAGACCCACCGGCTCGTGACGACGCTTAACGCGCTGCAGGAGACGCTGAAAGCCCACTACCCTCAGGCACAGCTGCTTTCCCGCGGGACCGTGTTCTACAGCGATTACGCCAGCCAGCAGGCCAAACGTGATGTTTCGACGCTGGGTATCGCCACCCTGCTTGGCGTGTTCCTGCTCATCGTGGCGGTGTTCCGCTCTCTGCGCCCGCTGCTGCTGAGCGTGCTCTCCATTGCCATCGGCGCGCTGGCGGGGACGGTGGTGACGCTGCTGCTCTTTGGCGAGCTGCACCTGATGACGCTGGTGATGAGCATGAGCATCATCGGAATTTCGGCAGACTACACGCTTTACTACCTGACCGAACGGATGGTACACGGCGCGGAGCATTCTCCCTGGCAAAGCCTGGCCAAAGTTCGCAATGCGCTGCTGCTGGCGCTGCTGACGACCGTCGCCGCCTACCTGATTATGATGCTGGCCCCCTTCCCCGGGATCCGCCAGATGGCGGTGTTCGCTGCCGTGGGGCTGAGCGCCTCCTGCCTGACGGTGATTTTCTGGCATCCGTGGTTGTGCCGCGGGTTACCGGTGCGCCCGGTTCCCTTTATGGTCCTGATGCTGCGCTGGCTGGCCGCCTGGCGACGCAGTAAAAAACTGTCAATTGGTCTTCCCGTCGCGCTGGCGCTGCTCTCCGCCGTGGGAATAAGCACGCTGAAGGTGGACGACGACATCGCCCAGCTGCAGGCGTTGCCGAAAGATATTCTGACGCAGGAGAAGGCCATTACCGCCCTGACCGGACAGAGCGTGGATCAGAAATGGTTTGTGGTTCATGGCGCTTCGCCTCAGCAAACGCTGGAGCGGCTGGAAGCCTTTACCCCGGCGCTGGCAGAGGCGCAGAAAGCGGGAGAAATTACCCGCTGGCGCACCCTGCCGCTGAACTCGCTGGCCCGCCAGAAAAGCGATCTTACGCTGCTGCAAAACGCCGCGCCTGCGGTAACGAACGTGCTGAAAAGCGCAGGGCTCAACGCCGTCTCCCCGAATCTGGACGCCATGCCGGTCAGCGTGGACGCGTGGCTTAAAAGCCCGGCCAGCGAAGGCTGGCGTCTGCTCTGGCTGACCCTGCCCGACGGTCAAAGCGGCGTGCTCGTGCCGGTGGACGACGCAAAAAACAGCGCGGCCCTCGGCGAGCTGGCCGCGCGCCATGACGGTGTCGTCTGGGTCGATCGCAAAGCCAGTTTTGACACCCTGTTTGCCCTCTACCGCACGCTGCTGACGGGGCTCCTGTTTGCCGCGCTGGGGGTGATTGCCTGCGGGGCGATGGTGCGCCTCGGCTGGCGTAAGGGGCTGATAAGCCTGGTGCCGTCCGTGCTCTCGCTGAGCTGCGGGCTGGCGGTACTGGCTGCAACGGGCCACCCGGTAAACCTGTTTTCACTGCTGGCGCTGGTGCTGGTGCTCGGCATTGGCATTAACTACACGCTGTTTTTCAGCAACCCGCGCGGCACGCCGCTGACCTCGATGCTGGCGATTACGCTGGCGATGATGACCACGCTGCTGACGCTGGGCATGCTCGTCTTCAGCGCCACGCAGGCCATTAGCAGCTTTGGTATCGTGCTGGTGAGCGGTATTTTTACCGCCTTCCTGCTGGCGCCGCTGGCGATGCCGGATAAGAAAGAGAGAAAACGTAAATGAACGCTTTTTACCGCGCCGTCGCGCTAACCGCGGCGCTGCTGCTGGCAGGCTGCAGCCATTCGACCGATACCCAAGAGACGCGTCCCCAGGCCTGGCTCCAGCCGGGAACCCGCGTTACGCTCCCGCCGCCCGGCATTAGCCCGGCGGTAAGCTCCCAGCAGCTGCTGACCGGCAGCTTTAACGGGCAAACGCAGTCCCTGCTGGTGATGCTCAACGCGGATGCGCATAAAGTGACGCTGGCCGGGCTCTCTTCCGTGGGCATTCGTCTGTTCCTGGCGACGTACGATGAGACCGGTATTCATACCGAGCAGTCGATCGTTGTGCCGCAGTTGCCGCCCGCCAGCCAGGTGCTGGCCGACGTGATGCTCAGCCACTGGCCGATTAGCGCCTGGCAGCCGCAGTTGCCGAAGGGCTGGACGCTGACTGACACGGGCGATCGGCGCGAACTGCGTAACGCCAGCGGCAAACTGGTGACGGAGATTGTCTACCTGCAGCGTAAAGGCAAGCGCGAGCCGATCAGCATCGAGCAACACGTTTTTAAATACCACATCACCATTCAATATCTGGGTGACTGAGATGATTTATATTTCCGCTGTTGGCATGGTCAACGCGCTGGGCAACTCGCATGATGAAATCGCTGCTAACCTGGTGACGGGCGTAGCGCCGGGTATGCATGCCCGAACCGGCTGGTTACAGGGTTCACCCGATGCCGTGCTGGGCGGTGTGGAAGGCGAACTGCCGCCCATCCCGGAAACGCTGTCCGCACACCGCACCCGCAACAACCAGCTTCTGCTGGCCGCGCTGGCGCAGATTCAGTCGACCGTCGACGAGGCTATCGCCCGCGTCGGCCGCGATCGGGTGGCCGTGGTGCTGGGGACCAGCACCTCTGGGCTGGATGAAGGCGATGAGCACGTGCAGCGCATGACCCATGGCGAAGCGAGCACGCACTGGCAGTACCCGCAGCAGGAGCTCGGCGATCCGTCCCGCTTCCTCGCCAACTGGCTTCAGCTCGAAGGCCCGGCCTATACGATCTCGACAGCCTGCTCTTCCAGCGCGCGAGCGATGATCGGCGGCAAACGTCTGATTGAAGCCGGGCTGGTGGACATCGCCATTGTTGGCGGAGCAGATACCCTGAGCCGGATGCCCGTCAACGGGTTTAACAGCCTTGAATCCTTCTCCCCTTCGCTCTGCGAGCCTTTTGGTCGCGACCGTCGGGGGATCACCATCGGTGAAGCCGCCGCGCTGATGGTGCTTAGCCGTGAGCCCGCGGACGTGGCGCTGCTCGGGACGGGGGAATCCAGCGATGCGTACCATATCTCCGCTCCGCATCCGCAGGGCGAAGGGGCGATCAGGGCCATCACGCAGGCGCTCAACGAAGCGGGTATGCAGCCCGGAGATATCGGCTACATCAACCTGCACGGCACGGCCACGCCGCTTAACGATCAGATTGAATCGCAGGTGGTACACGATCTCTTTGGGGAAAGCGTACCCTGTAGCTCTACTAAACACCTTACCGGCCATACGCTGGGCGCTGCCGGTATCACCGAAGCGGCCCTGAGCTGGCTGATTCTGACGCGCGATCTGCCCTTACCGCCGCAGGACTTCACCCGCTACGCACCGGACGACACGCTGGCGCCGTGCGGTCTGCTGCACCAGCGCACCGCGCTGACAAAGCCGGTCATTCTGTCTAACTCGTTCGCGTTTGGCGGCAACAACGCCAGCATTCTGCTGGGGAGAGCGTCATGAGCTACTTATCACCCGAAGCCTATTTGCCGCACGATGCGCCCATGATGTTGCTGGAGTCCGTTGAGAATGTGACGGACGACATAGCGGTATGCCGCGTCGCGATAGACAGACAAAGCGTGCTGGCACCCTTTCTGAATGCCGATGGCGACCTGCCGGGCTGGTACGCGCTCGAGCTGATGGCGCAGACCGTCGGCGTCTGGTCCGGCTGGCATCGCCAGCAGCAGGGGCAGGAGCATATTGCGCTGGGCATGGTGCTCGGCGCGCGTGAACTGATCTGCGCCAGCGGGCGTTTCGCCGCAGGCTTGACGCTGGACATCACCGTTAAGCTGCTGATGCAGGACGAACGCTTCGGCAGTTTTGAATGCGCAATTTCCGCTAATGAAGAGACGCTGGCCACGGGCCGGGTCAACACCTTCCAGCCAAGCGCAGAAGAATTAACCTCGCTTTTTAATCAGGGATCTAACGCATGAGTCGTTCCGTACTGGTCACCGGGGCCAGCAAAGGCATAGGGCGCGCCATCGCCCGCCAGCTTGCCGCCGACGGGTTTACCGTAGGCGTGCATTACCATCGTGATGCCGCAGGCGCGCAGGAGACGCTGGACGCCATCACGCAGGCGGGCGGCAACGGCCGTTTACTCTCGTTTGATGTGGGCAACCGCGAACAGTGCCGCGAGGTGCTGGAACAGGACATTGAAGCCCATGGCGCATGGTATGGCGTGGTCAGCAACGCGGGTATCACCCGCGATGGCGCCTTTCCGGCATTGAGTGAAGACGACTGGGACAGCGTGATCCACACCAATCTCGACAGTTTTTATAACGTCATTCACCCCTGCATTATGCCGATGATTGGCACCCGTAAAGGGGGACGCATTATCACCTTATCGTCCGTGTCCGGCGTGATGGGTAACCGCGGGCAGGTGAACTACAGCGCGGCAAAAGCGGGCATTATCGGTGCCACCAAAGCGCTGGCGATTGAGCTGGCAAAACGCAAAATCACCGTGAACTGCATTGCGCCGGGGCTGATTGATACCGGAATGATTGAAATGGAAGAGGCCGCGCTGAAAGAAGCGATGTCCATCATTCCAATGAAACGCATGGGCCAGGCTGAGGAGGTCGCCGGGCTGGCAAGCTATCTGATGTCAGATATTGCGGGTTACGTCACCCGCCAGGTCATTTCCATTAACGGAGGAATGCTATGACGCGTCGCGTGGTGATTACGGGCATGGGCGGCGTGACCGCCTTTGGCGAAAACTGGCAATCCGTGTCCAGCAGGCTGCTGGCGTATGAAAACGCGGTGCGTAAAATGCCGGAGTGGCAGATCTATGATGGCCTGCACACCCTGCTGGGCGCGCCGATTGATGACTTCACGCTGCCGGAACATTATACCCGCAAACGGATCCGCGCCATGGGCCGCGTGTCGCTGATGTCGACCCGCGCCACCGAGCTGGCGCTCGAGCAGGCGGGGCTGATTGGCGAGGCGGTGCTCACCAATGGGCAAACGGGTATCGCGTATGGCTCATCCACAGGCAGTACCGGGCCCGTCAGCGAATTCGCCACTATGCTCACCGAAAAGCACACCAATAACATCACCGGCACAACCTACGTGCAGATGATGCCGCACACCACCGCGGTGAATACCGGACTGTTCTTTGGATTACGTGGCCGCGTCATCCCGACCTCAAGCGCCTGTACGTCAGGCAGCCAGGCAATTGGCTACGCCTGGGAGGCGATTCGCCACGGCTATCAGACCGTTATGGTTGCGGGGGGCGCTGAGGAGTTGTGCCCGTCTGAAGCGGCGGTGTTTGACACGCTGTTTGCCACCAGCCAGCGTAACGATGAACCCAAAACCACCCCTTCGCCATTTGATACGCAGCGCGATGGTCTGGTGATTGGGGAAGGCGCGGGCACCCTGATACTCGAAGAGCTGGAGCATGCCAAAGCGCGCGGAGCCACTATCTACGGCGAAATCGTGGGCTTTGCCACTAACTGTGATGCGGCCCATATCACCCAGCCTCAGCGTGAAACCATGCAGATTTGTATGGAGCAGTCGCTGGCCATGGCGGGATTAAGCGCCCTGGATATGGGGTATATCTCCGCACACGGTACTGCCACCGATCGCGGTGATATTGCTGAAAGCCAGGCCACTGCCGCTATCTATGGTGACAACGTGCCGATTTCATCGCTGAAGAGCTATTTTGGCCACACGCTCGGAGCCTGCGGCGCGCTGGAAGCGTGGATGAGTTTACAGATGATGCGTGAAGGCTGGTTTGCCCCGACACTCAATTTGAGGCAACCGGATGAGCAATGTGGTGCTTTAGATTATATTATGGGAGAAGCCCGCCAGATCGATTGCGAGTATCTGCAGAGCAATAACTTCGCGTTTGGCGGCATCAACACCTCGATTATCATTAAACGCTGGGCGTAACTATGTACCAGTTTGTACTGGGAAAAATATCCACCCTTTGCGCGGACCCGCTGGCGTCAACGTTCGCAGACAGCGCACCTCAGGGTGCTCGCAATGCCTCATGGCTGGCTGGCAGGATGCTGCTCGCCAGAGCGTTATCCCCTCATCCGCTCCCCGACATTATTTACGGCGAGCAGGGGAAACCGGCCTTTGCGGAGGGCCATCCGCTGTGGTTCAACCTGAGCCACAGCGGTGACGATATCGCCTTGCTGATGAGCGATGAAGGCGAAGTCGGCTGTGATATCGAAGTGATTCGCCCCAGGAAGAACTGGCAGGCGTTAGCGAATGCCGTCTTCAGCATGACGGAGCATGATGAGCTTGAGCGCGAAGCGCCAGAGGAACGGCTTGCCGCCTTCTGGCGTATCTGGACGCGAAAAGAGGCAATCATCAAACAGCGTGGCGGTAGCGCATGGCAGATTGTCAGCATCGACAGCACGGCGCCGTCTCACTCGGTCAGCCAGGTGCAGATCGGCTCACTCAGCCTGGCCGTTTGTACGTCGACCCCTTACACCCTGACCACCGAGTCGATTATCCACGTCGGGGCAGGAAAATCACCAGTACACCCAACATAATAAACACGACGCCGACCA harbors:
- a CDS encoding hydroxymyristoyl-ACP dehydratase; translated protein: MKIHEIERHQTQPEKLEIVLHLDATLFWFQGHFAVQPLLPGVAQLDWVMHYATTLLAPGYRFHSIQNVKFQAPLLPETTVTLMLEWHAERQMLTFSYQRHAGAERHTASSGKIRLCQ
- a CDS encoding glycosyltransferase family 2 protein, whose protein sequence is MSVIFRPCVLIPCYNHGAMIASVLSRLAPFGLPCLVVDDGSDAVTRQELERLAAEQPQMTLVRLAQNAGKGAAVIRGLEECARTGYTHAVQVDADGQHAIEDIPKLLALAERHPDALISGQPIYDDSIPRSRLYGRWITHVWVWIETLSLQLKDSMCGFRVYPVSPTLRLAAREPLGKRMDFDTEVMVRLYWQGNTSVFLPTRVTYPQDGLSHFDALKDNVRISLMHTRLFFGMLPRMPGLLFRRRRQHWAQQDEVKGLWGMRLMLRVWELLGRRAFTVLLWPVIGVYWLIARPARQASRQWMARVKQELRQRSMPVPSRLNSFFHFMRFGNAMLDKVASWRGELKLHRDIVFAPGASEALNIAAPQGKLLLASHLGDVEACRALAQLEGSKIINALVFSENAQRFKQIMSEMAPEAGVNLMSVTDIGPDTAIAIKEKLERGEWVAIVGDRIAVNPQRGGEWRVIWSRFMGQPAPFPQGPFILASILRCPVVLIFALRQQGKLVLHCEPFADPLRLPRGERQQALQDTVDRYAQRLEHYALMSPLDWFNFFDFWHLPESSEKE
- a CDS encoding acyl-CoA thioesterase; protein product: MLTDPRFTTEVEITVPFHDVDMMGVVWHGNYFRYFEIAREALLNQFDYGYRQMKASGYVWPVVDTRVKYRDAVTFEQRIRVRAHIEEYENRLRIAYQIFDAQTGKRTTTGYTIQVAVEEATREMCFVSPAILFERMGVTP
- a CDS encoding outer membrane lipoprotein carrier protein LolA — protein: MKWLPLLALIVSPLVSAVTLDELQQRFTEQPVVRAHFEQVRTIKDMPQPLRSQGEMLIARDSGLLWDQKAPFPMTLLLDDKRMVQAINGQPPQTITADNNPQMFQFNHLLRALFQADRKVLEENFRIDFKDLGAGRWSLVLTPKTTPLDKIFATLDLGGATYLETIRLNDKQGDRTDIALSHHQLTPASLTDDERQRFAAP
- a CDS encoding MMPL family transporter, with the translated sequence MTNANALPHRKSLRPALLWATLCLILLGVLLSLLPGARLNSSVLAMLPKQTLGAIPPALNDGFMQRLDRQLVWLVSPGKEPDPRVAQQWLALLQSTDSLSEVKGPMDAAGQKAWGEFFWQHRNGLIDPATRARLQNGGEAQAQWILSQLYSAFSGVSGKELQNDPLMLMRGSQLALAQNGQKLRLMDGWLVAKDEAGNYWYLLHGELAGSSFDMQQTHRLVTTLNALQETLKAHYPQAQLLSRGTVFYSDYASQQAKRDVSTLGIATLLGVFLLIVAVFRSLRPLLLSVLSIAIGALAGTVVTLLLFGELHLMTLVMSMSIIGISADYTLYYLTERMVHGAEHSPWQSLAKVRNALLLALLTTVAAYLIMMLAPFPGIRQMAVFAAVGLSASCLTVIFWHPWLCRGLPVRPVPFMVLMLRWLAAWRRSKKLSIGLPVALALLSAVGISTLKVDDDIAQLQALPKDILTQEKAITALTGQSVDQKWFVVHGASPQQTLERLEAFTPALAEAQKAGEITRWRTLPLNSLARQKSDLTLLQNAAPAVTNVLKSAGLNAVSPNLDAMPVSVDAWLKSPASEGWRLLWLTLPDGQSGVLVPVDDAKNSAALGELAARHDGVVWVDRKASFDTLFALYRTLLTGLLFAALGVIACGAMVRLGWRKGLISLVPSVLSLSCGLAVLAATGHPVNLFSLLALVLVLGIGINYTLFFSNPRGTPLTSMLAITLAMMTTLLTLGMLVFSATQAISSFGIVLVSGIFTAFLLAPLAMPDKKERKRK
- a CDS encoding DUF3261 domain-containing protein yields the protein MNAFYRAVALTAALLLAGCSHSTDTQETRPQAWLQPGTRVTLPPPGISPAVSSQQLLTGSFNGQTQSLLVMLNADAHKVTLAGLSSVGIRLFLATYDETGIHTEQSIVVPQLPPASQVLADVMLSHWPISAWQPQLPKGWTLTDTGDRRELRNASGKLVTEIVYLQRKGKREPISIEQHVFKYHITIQYLGD
- a CDS encoding beta-ketoacyl-[acyl-carrier-protein] synthase family protein; amino-acid sequence: MIYISAVGMVNALGNSHDEIAANLVTGVAPGMHARTGWLQGSPDAVLGGVEGELPPIPETLSAHRTRNNQLLLAALAQIQSTVDEAIARVGRDRVAVVLGTSTSGLDEGDEHVQRMTHGEASTHWQYPQQELGDPSRFLANWLQLEGPAYTISTACSSSARAMIGGKRLIEAGLVDIAIVGGADTLSRMPVNGFNSLESFSPSLCEPFGRDRRGITIGEAAALMVLSREPADVALLGTGESSDAYHISAPHPQGEGAIRAITQALNEAGMQPGDIGYINLHGTATPLNDQIESQVVHDLFGESVPCSSTKHLTGHTLGAAGITEAALSWLILTRDLPLPPQDFTRYAPDDTLAPCGLLHQRTALTKPVILSNSFAFGGNNASILLGRAS
- a CDS encoding 3-hydroxy-fatty acyl-ACP dehydratase yields the protein MSYLSPEAYLPHDAPMMLLESVENVTDDIAVCRVAIDRQSVLAPFLNADGDLPGWYALELMAQTVGVWSGWHRQQQGQEHIALGMVLGARELICASGRFAAGLTLDITVKLLMQDERFGSFECAISANEETLATGRVNTFQPSAEELTSLFNQGSNA
- a CDS encoding 3-ketoacyl-ACP reductase FabG2; this encodes MSRSVLVTGASKGIGRAIARQLAADGFTVGVHYHRDAAGAQETLDAITQAGGNGRLLSFDVGNREQCREVLEQDIEAHGAWYGVVSNAGITRDGAFPALSEDDWDSVIHTNLDSFYNVIHPCIMPMIGTRKGGRIITLSSVSGVMGNRGQVNYSAAKAGIIGATKALAIELAKRKITVNCIAPGLIDTGMIEMEEAALKEAMSIIPMKRMGQAEEVAGLASYLMSDIAGYVTRQVISINGGML
- a CDS encoding beta-ketoacyl-ACP synthase is translated as MTRRVVITGMGGVTAFGENWQSVSSRLLAYENAVRKMPEWQIYDGLHTLLGAPIDDFTLPEHYTRKRIRAMGRVSLMSTRATELALEQAGLIGEAVLTNGQTGIAYGSSTGSTGPVSEFATMLTEKHTNNITGTTYVQMMPHTTAVNTGLFFGLRGRVIPTSSACTSGSQAIGYAWEAIRHGYQTVMVAGGAEELCPSEAAVFDTLFATSQRNDEPKTTPSPFDTQRDGLVIGEGAGTLILEELEHAKARGATIYGEIVGFATNCDAAHITQPQRETMQICMEQSLAMAGLSALDMGYISAHGTATDRGDIAESQATAAIYGDNVPISSLKSYFGHTLGACGALEAWMSLQMMREGWFAPTLNLRQPDEQCGALDYIMGEARQIDCEYLQSNNFAFGGINTSIIIKRWA
- the acpT gene encoding 4'-phosphopantetheinyl transferase AcpT; this encodes MYQFVLGKISTLCADPLASTFADSAPQGARNASWLAGRMLLARALSPHPLPDIIYGEQGKPAFAEGHPLWFNLSHSGDDIALLMSDEGEVGCDIEVIRPRKNWQALANAVFSMTEHDELEREAPEERLAAFWRIWTRKEAIIKQRGGSAWQIVSIDSTAPSHSVSQVQIGSLSLAVCTSTPYTLTTESIIHVGAGKSPVHPT